Proteins co-encoded in one Desulfitobacterium hafniense DCB-2 genomic window:
- a CDS encoding HD domain-containing protein gives MIPMPRVNRILQHRNYEEFTEKNKQAEQKRIYCRHGSDHGLAVARIAYLYLLEKYIEDRDSLPGTGTNKASVRLEESYGLGKESIYAAGILHDIGRWVEYENQEDHALAGARLARPILKDCGFTEAEMEKIVLGISEHRLPPDQTSSILGQALALADDWARDCQSCSSKATCYKYTKAMEDILI, from the coding sequence GAATCGGATTCTTCAACATCGCAATTATGAAGAATTTACTGAGAAAAATAAGCAAGCTGAACAAAAACGGATATACTGCCGCCATGGCTCTGATCATGGCCTCGCAGTAGCGAGAATTGCTTATCTCTATCTTTTGGAGAAATACATAGAAGACAGAGACAGCCTTCCTGGTACCGGGACAAATAAGGCAAGCGTCAGGTTGGAAGAGAGCTATGGCCTAGGGAAAGAAAGCATCTATGCGGCGGGAATTTTGCACGATATTGGCCGGTGGGTAGAGTATGAGAACCAAGAGGATCATGCCCTGGCAGGAGCCCGGTTGGCAAGACCGATTCTCAAGGATTGCGGATTCACAGAGGCGGAGATGGAGAAGATCGTCCTCGGGATTTCAGAACATCGTCTCCCTCCGGACCAGACAAGCAGTATCCTTGGGCAAGCCTTAGCTTTAGCTGATGATTGGGCGAGGGATTGCCAAAGCTGCTCCAGTAAGGCTACCTGTTATAAATATACAAAAGCAATGGAGGACATTCTAATCTAA
- the folP gene encoding dihydropteroate synthase: MKDYSPRWISLNNETEAKKAMQQIGSDPGGIAHMVGKPIGRALKLENVPLPAAHIIKQEMLSLGGDAAVHRNVIVNKIEASDILLVGTAKHFRRLSQKLAAQPFGLKDLGKSLKGLLDALEPPKQRVLPCRGKDIVLGERTLIMGILNLTPDSFSDGGKFNTLERALKQAEALVEQGADILDIGAESTRINHEPVSAEEEWERLEAVLKALLPRIAVPISVDTYKADVAERALAAGVHMINDVWGLQKDPRMAEVVGRAQAPVIVMHNQEGSNYHHLMGDIMAYLKKSIHLAEEQGLAGDQIIIDPGIGGTAFGKSLDIDLEIMSRLEEFRSLGRPILLGTSRKSMIGQTLNLPTEERLEGTLATSVVGVAAGVDILRVHDVQANKRAVQMADAIYRRKRGENFSGS; the protein is encoded by the coding sequence ATGAAAGATTATTCCCCGCGCTGGATCAGCCTCAATAACGAAACAGAAGCAAAAAAAGCGATGCAGCAAATTGGCTCCGACCCGGGAGGAATTGCTCATATGGTTGGCAAACCCATCGGCAGAGCTCTCAAGCTGGAGAATGTGCCTTTGCCTGCCGCTCATATCATTAAGCAGGAAATGCTATCTCTGGGAGGGGACGCGGCGGTTCATCGCAATGTTATTGTCAATAAGATTGAAGCCTCGGATATTTTGCTGGTGGGAACAGCAAAACATTTTCGCCGGCTCAGTCAAAAGCTGGCGGCTCAACCCTTTGGTTTAAAGGATTTGGGTAAAAGCTTAAAGGGTCTTCTGGACGCTCTGGAACCTCCTAAGCAAAGAGTTCTCCCCTGTCGTGGGAAGGATATTGTGTTGGGTGAACGCACCCTGATCATGGGGATACTCAACCTTACTCCGGATTCCTTTTCCGATGGCGGAAAATTCAATACTTTGGAGCGTGCCCTAAAGCAAGCGGAGGCCTTGGTTGAACAAGGGGCGGATATTTTGGACATCGGAGCAGAGTCCACCCGCATCAATCACGAGCCGGTCAGTGCCGAAGAGGAATGGGAGCGTCTGGAGGCTGTCCTTAAGGCTTTGTTGCCACGGATTGCTGTTCCCATTTCGGTGGATACTTATAAAGCAGATGTGGCAGAGAGGGCATTGGCTGCCGGGGTACATATGATTAATGATGTCTGGGGATTGCAAAAAGACCCCAGAATGGCAGAGGTCGTGGGGAGAGCTCAGGCACCGGTGATTGTCATGCATAATCAAGAGGGAAGCAACTACCATCACCTCATGGGGGATATAATGGCTTACCTGAAAAAGAGCATTCATCTTGCCGAGGAACAGGGATTAGCAGGTGATCAGATCATCATCGATCCGGGCATTGGCGGAACAGCCTTCGGCAAAAGTCTGGATATCGATCTGGAAATCATGAGCCGTCTGGAAGAATTCCGCTCTTTAGGCCGTCCTATCCTTTTGGGGACCTCACGGAAATCCATGATCGGTCAAACCCTGAACCTCCCCACGGAGGAACGGTTGGAAGGAACCCTGGCTACCAGCGTGGTAGGCGTGGCCGCCGGGGTGGATATTCTTCGGGTTCATGATGTCCAAGCCAATAAGAGAGCGGTTCAGATGGCTGATGCCATCTATCGCCGCAAGAGAGGGGAGAACTTTAGTGGATCGTGA
- the folB gene encoding dihydroneopterin aldolase, with product MDRDRIALRGLKFFAYHGMLREEKILGQTFIVDIDLYADLSKAGKSDQVEDTINYAEVYARIKTIVKREKYQLIERLAERIAEDVLGEFPCEGVRVVIHKPQAPIPGIFDEAFVEIYREKKR from the coding sequence GTGGATCGTGATCGAATCGCCTTACGGGGGTTAAAATTTTTTGCTTATCATGGAATGCTCCGTGAGGAAAAAATCCTCGGACAAACCTTTATCGTCGATATTGATCTCTATGCCGATTTAAGCAAAGCTGGGAAATCCGATCAGGTGGAGGATACTATCAATTATGCTGAGGTGTATGCTCGGATCAAAACCATTGTCAAGAGGGAAAAATACCAGCTTATTGAACGATTGGCGGAGCGGATTGCCGAAGATGTTCTTGGTGAATTTCCCTGTGAAGGAGTGCGTGTTGTCATTCATAAGCCTCAAGCCCCCATTCCGGGGATTTTTGATGAAGCCTTTGTCGAGATCTATCGGGAGAAAAAACGGTGA
- the folK gene encoding 2-amino-4-hydroxy-6-hydroxymethyldihydropteridine diphosphokinase: MKAYLSIGSNLGDRGHYLQQSCQRLAEHPDVKIIKKSGTYETKPWGNVDQPDFWNQVLEIETSLAPLDLLNLCQEVEKSLGRERLIRWGPRTIDIDLLNYDNKVWEDERLILPHPRMEEREFVLAPLREIAPHYILPSGKKVTEVCGDGEVWRLESK; this comes from the coding sequence GTGAAAGCGTATTTGAGTATTGGCAGCAATCTGGGGGACCGGGGGCATTATTTGCAGCAGAGCTGTCAAAGGCTGGCGGAACACCCGGATGTTAAGATCATCAAAAAGTCCGGCACGTATGAAACAAAGCCCTGGGGCAATGTGGATCAACCGGATTTCTGGAATCAAGTGCTGGAGATTGAGACCTCATTAGCGCCTCTGGACCTGTTGAATCTGTGTCAAGAGGTTGAAAAATCCCTCGGGAGAGAAAGACTTATTCGTTGGGGGCCAAGAACCATTGACATTGACCTCCTAAATTATGATAATAAGGTATGGGAGGACGAACGGCTTATTCTCCCTCATCCCCGCATGGAAGAGCGGGAGTTTGTTCTGGCACCCTTACGGGAAATAGCTCCACACTATATCCTTCCTTCAGGAAAAAAGGTTACAGAAGTTTGTGGAGATGGAGAGGTATGGCGACTGGAATCTAAATAA